The following proteins are co-located in the Nitrospiria bacterium genome:
- a CDS encoding ATPase, T2SS/T4P/T4SS family, with the protein MSEKESQKNGVEFKNKKRLGDFLFDAGLITRDQLQRALNEQKRLGKKLGETLITLRIISDEALAQALSTQLGYPFVDLSTTALEPDIVMAIPEALASKQCAIPVSLENKTMTVAMVDPLDYECLRDLGFASGFRIQPVIATRRDILEAIERYYNMNTSVESIVKETAQQYDDSVLQIIPEIGSAVADAQSLEERSRLAPVIRLANLIMTKAIRQRASDIHIEPTARDFRVRYRIDGLLKEDLRLPKWIHGALISRMKILGQLNIAERRLPQDGSVRVRSDNREIDLRLSTLPTQYGEKMVIRVLDQGRLVVALDTLGVSPQNLSKIHSLMRCRRGIILVTGPTGSGKTTTLYSMIHAMRDEVTNIVTVENPIEYNLEGVNQVQINTDIGLTFAHCLRAILRQDPNVILIGEIRDLETAEIACRAAMTGHLVLSTVHTNDAPSTITRLVDLGIPRYLVGSLVMGVIAQRLVRSVCPRCKTVTPPPVESLVSLHIPLDSVKSVDFYYGKGCSYCHYIGYQGRTGLYEILEMTPRLRELVVSGAAEQDIRSAALAAKMTSLGEDGLNKVKAGITTIEELVRVIEVREDLQTFCTHCGQSIHIDFQVCPYCAHPVSHHCHACGKPLQPEWIVCPYCRIRVGEAPPARFSKAKPA; encoded by the coding sequence GTGTCCGAGAAGGAATCCCAGAAAAACGGAGTGGAGTTCAAAAACAAAAAGCGCTTGGGCGATTTTCTGTTCGATGCGGGGCTGATCACCCGCGACCAACTCCAACGCGCCTTGAACGAGCAGAAACGGTTGGGAAAGAAGTTGGGAGAGACGCTCATCACCCTGCGCATCATTTCGGATGAGGCCCTGGCGCAGGCGCTCTCCACGCAACTGGGCTACCCCTTCGTGGATCTGAGCACAACGGCGCTTGAGCCGGACATCGTCATGGCCATCCCGGAAGCTCTGGCCAGCAAACAGTGCGCCATCCCGGTTTCGCTGGAAAATAAAACGATGACCGTGGCGATGGTCGATCCCCTCGACTATGAATGTCTGCGGGACCTCGGCTTTGCCAGCGGATTCCGGATCCAGCCGGTCATCGCGACGCGCAGGGATATCCTGGAAGCGATCGAGCGGTATTACAACATGAATACGTCGGTGGAGAGCATCGTTAAGGAAACGGCCCAGCAGTACGATGATTCCGTTCTCCAGATCATTCCGGAAATCGGCTCCGCGGTGGCCGATGCCCAATCTCTGGAAGAACGGAGCCGCCTGGCGCCGGTGATCCGCTTGGCCAATTTGATCATGACCAAGGCCATTCGGCAGCGCGCCAGCGATATTCACATTGAGCCCACCGCGCGGGATTTCCGCGTGCGGTATCGGATCGATGGCCTGCTCAAGGAAGACCTCCGGTTGCCGAAGTGGATCCACGGGGCGTTGATATCCCGCATGAAGATTTTAGGGCAGCTGAACATCGCCGAGCGGCGGTTGCCGCAGGACGGTTCGGTGCGCGTGCGATCGGATAACCGGGAGATCGATCTGAGGCTCTCCACTCTCCCGACCCAGTACGGGGAGAAAATGGTGATCCGCGTACTGGATCAGGGAAGGCTGGTGGTGGCGCTCGATACGCTGGGGGTGTCGCCCCAGAATTTATCCAAGATTCACTCGCTGATGCGGTGCAGAAGGGGCATCATCCTGGTCACCGGCCCGACCGGAAGCGGAAAGACGACGACCTTGTACTCCATGATCCATGCCATGCGGGATGAGGTGACGAACATCGTGACGGTGGAGAATCCCATCGAATATAACCTGGAAGGGGTGAATCAGGTTCAGATCAACACGGACATCGGTCTCACGTTTGCCCACTGTTTAAGGGCGATCCTCCGGCAGGACCCGAACGTGATCCTGATCGGCGAGATCCGGGACTTGGAAACGGCCGAGATTGCTTGCCGGGCGGCCATGACCGGCCACCTCGTGCTTTCAACAGTTCATACAAACGACGCGCCTTCCACGATCACGCGATTGGTCGACCTTGGCATACCGCGTTATCTGGTGGGATCGCTCGTCATGGGTGTCATTGCCCAACGCCTGGTGAGAAGCGTCTGCCCGCGGTGTAAAACCGTCACGCCGCCCCCCGTGGAAAGTCTGGTAAGTCTGCACATTCCCTTGGATTCGGTGAAGAGCGTGGATTTCTACTACGGCAAGGGTTGCAGCTACTGCCACTACATCGGCTATCAGGGCCGGACCGGGCTGTATGAAATCTTGGAAATGACGCCGCGGCTGAGAGAACTGGTCGTGTCCGGCGCGGCCGAACAGGACATCCGGTCCGCGGCCTTGGCTGCGAAGATGACATCGCTGGGGGAGGACGGCCTGAACAAAGTCAAGGCGGGTATCACGACGATCGAGGAGCTGGTGCGCGTGATCGAGGTCCGCGAGGATCTTCAAACTTTTTGTACGCATTGCGGACAGTCCATTCACATCGATTTCCAGGTCTGTCCGTATTGCGCTCATCCGGTGTCCCATCACTGTCATGCCTGCGGCAAACCGCTTCAGCCGGAATGGATCGTCTGCCCCTACTGCCGGATCCGCGTCGGCGAAGCCCCGCCGGCCCGTTTTTCCAAGGCGAAGCCCGCATAA
- the pruA gene encoding L-glutamate gamma-semialdehyde dehydrogenase: MDSSEIEREAQRVGREILTRMKRERHSLFEKEWWQGQVLRWCMENESFKVAFFRFIDVLPNLKSSGDVVRLFREYFDRPGINTPPLLSLGMKTLIPGSPAVPLAAKAIRANVEMMARSFIAGRDLDTARPHLEKLNRSGAAWSVSMLGEVAVSEEESEAYFRRYLDAIEQLAGFSTDDLSSAISGDRFGTIPRANLAVKLSSLYSQTDPLDWEGSLSVLTERLVRLLILARERGAHIHLDMEHYAIKGLILEAFSRAMNRPELSGFRDAGIVIQAYLRDSEEDLERILAWAAKHRCGITVRLVRGAYWDYESVTHRQNGWTVPVYLVKGETDANYERLADRLLAASDTVRAAFGTHNVRSLASVIATARSRGISERDFEIQMLFGMAGPLQDALTGMGFRVRIYTPVGELITGMAYLVRRLLENTSNESFLRSYFVEGQSPESVLAAPAAAPLREPKIESFQNEPPLDFRVDRVRSQFSDAVASVRGQLGRDYPLWIAGEAVRTDDWIVSINPAHPSEVVGRSASAGTQEADRAIAAAEAAVMEWSRQPAGERAGILRRAAESLRTRRMELSAWEVFEVGKTWREADRDVNEAIDFLRYYADEIERKAPSRRLGDYPGERNLYSYVPIGIGVVIAPWNFPLAIPAGMVSAALAAGNAVLFKPSELSPVMGYHLVKAFTEAGLPEGVLAYLPGRGEIVGDYLVRHPAIGYITFTGSREVGLGIIERAARPAEGQRHVKRVVAEMGGKNAIIVDETADLDLAVPGVVQSAVGFQGQKCSACSRAIVLESVYDAFLGRLIGALKSLRIGPPEDPATELGPVIDAAAQRRLRTAIEEGAREGRLILQVTEVPPEGFYVGPAVIADLAPECRIAREELFGPVVAVLRAKNLDEAIRIANNTDYALTGGLYSRSPAAIERVSREMTAGNLYINRGITGALVGRQPFGGYRLSGVGSKAGGPDYLLQFMIPKVVTENTMRRGFDSAD, from the coding sequence ATGGACTCATCCGAGATCGAACGCGAGGCTCAGCGAGTCGGTCGGGAAATTCTGACCCGCATGAAACGGGAGCGCCACTCCCTTTTTGAAAAAGAGTGGTGGCAGGGCCAGGTCCTTCGCTGGTGCATGGAGAATGAGTCTTTTAAGGTTGCATTCTTTCGATTCATCGACGTTCTGCCCAACCTGAAGTCCTCTGGGGACGTGGTGCGCCTTTTCCGGGAATATTTCGACCGTCCCGGGATCAATACCCCCCCGCTTCTTTCGTTGGGAATGAAGACCTTGATTCCGGGATCGCCCGCCGTTCCGCTGGCCGCCAAGGCCATCCGTGCCAATGTCGAAATGATGGCCCGATCTTTTATCGCCGGCCGGGATCTAGATACGGCCCGCCCCCACCTGGAGAAACTGAACCGTTCGGGCGCCGCCTGGTCGGTCTCGATGTTGGGGGAGGTGGCCGTCAGCGAGGAGGAATCCGAGGCGTACTTCCGTCGCTACCTGGATGCGATCGAACAACTCGCGGGCTTTTCAACCGATGATTTGTCATCGGCAATCTCGGGAGACCGGTTCGGTACGATCCCGCGCGCCAACCTTGCCGTCAAGCTTTCGTCGCTGTATTCCCAAACGGATCCTCTGGACTGGGAAGGGAGCCTTTCCGTCCTGACCGAGCGTCTTGTCCGCCTGCTGATCCTTGCCCGAGAGCGGGGCGCGCACATTCATCTTGACATGGAACATTACGCGATCAAGGGTCTTATCCTGGAGGCCTTCTCCCGCGCGATGAATCGCCCGGAGCTTTCGGGATTCAGAGACGCCGGGATCGTGATCCAGGCCTACCTTCGCGATTCGGAAGAGGACCTCGAACGAATCCTGGCCTGGGCCGCTAAACACCGGTGCGGGATTACCGTCCGCCTGGTGCGCGGCGCATACTGGGACTATGAATCGGTGACCCATCGCCAGAACGGCTGGACGGTCCCGGTCTATCTCGTCAAGGGGGAGACGGATGCCAACTACGAACGTCTCGCGGACCGGTTGCTTGCGGCGTCCGATACGGTGCGCGCGGCGTTCGGCACCCACAATGTCCGCAGCCTCGCGTCGGTCATTGCGACGGCCCGCAGCCGCGGGATCTCCGAGCGGGACTTCGAGATTCAAATGCTTTTCGGAATGGCCGGTCCGCTGCAGGATGCGCTGACCGGAATGGGATTTCGGGTCCGGATCTACACGCCGGTGGGTGAACTGATCACCGGAATGGCCTATTTGGTCCGCCGACTGCTCGAGAACACCTCGAATGAATCATTCCTTCGAAGCTATTTTGTGGAGGGTCAATCTCCCGAGTCCGTGTTGGCCGCGCCGGCCGCCGCGCCACTGCGCGAGCCGAAGATCGAGAGTTTTCAAAACGAGCCCCCTCTGGATTTCCGGGTCGACCGGGTCCGTTCCCAATTCTCCGATGCGGTCGCATCCGTGCGCGGACAACTTGGACGGGATTATCCGCTTTGGATCGCCGGGGAGGCGGTTCGGACCGACGACTGGATCGTGTCGATCAATCCGGCCCATCCCTCCGAAGTGGTGGGACGGTCCGCATCGGCGGGGACACAGGAAGCCGACCGGGCGATCGCCGCGGCCGAGGCGGCCGTAATGGAATGGTCCCGCCAACCGGCCGGGGAGCGGGCCGGGATACTTCGGCGCGCCGCCGAGAGCCTTCGGACGCGACGGATGGAATTATCCGCCTGGGAGGTGTTCGAGGTCGGCAAAACATGGCGGGAGGCCGATCGGGATGTGAACGAGGCCATCGATTTTCTTCGGTACTATGCCGATGAGATCGAGCGGAAAGCGCCCTCCCGTCGGCTGGGAGACTATCCGGGAGAGCGGAATCTCTATTCCTATGTCCCGATCGGGATCGGGGTCGTGATCGCGCCCTGGAACTTTCCGCTGGCGATCCCGGCCGGAATGGTCTCGGCCGCCCTGGCGGCCGGCAACGCAGTTTTGTTCAAACCCTCGGAACTGTCACCCGTCATGGGGTACCATCTGGTCAAAGCTTTTACGGAGGCCGGCCTCCCGGAGGGCGTCTTGGCCTATCTTCCCGGACGGGGCGAGATCGTGGGGGACTATCTCGTTCGCCATCCCGCCATCGGCTATATCACCTTCACCGGTTCCCGGGAAGTGGGCCTCGGAATCATCGAGCGGGCGGCCCGGCCGGCCGAGGGCCAGCGGCATGTCAAGCGGGTTGTGGCGGAGATGGGCGGAAAGAACGCCATTATTGTCGACGAGACGGCCGATTTGGACCTCGCCGTGCCGGGCGTGGTCCAGTCCGCGGTCGGCTTTCAGGGCCAGAAGTGCTCGGCCTGCTCACGCGCAATCGTCCTGGAGTCGGTTTATGACGCATTTCTCGGTCGGCTGATCGGGGCTTTGAAATCGCTTCGCATCGGTCCGCCGGAAGATCCGGCGACCGAGCTCGGGCCGGTCATCGATGCGGCGGCCCAGCGGCGGCTCCGGACGGCCATCGAGGAAGGAGCCCGGGAAGGACGGCTGATCCTTCAGGTGACGGAGGTCCCGCCGGAAGGTTTCTACGTCGGACCGGCCGTGATCGCGGATCTCGCCCCGGAATGCCGGATCGCTCGGGAAGAGCTTTTCGGTCCGGTTGTGGCCGTCCTGCGCGCGAAAAATCTGGACGAGGCGATCCGGATCGCCAATAACACGGACTACGCCCTGACCGGCGGGTTGTATTCGCGCAGCCCGGCCGCCATCGAGCGCGTGTCGAGGGAAATGACGGCGGGCAATCTCTACATCAACCGGGGTATCACGGGGGCCCTGGTCGGCCGGCAACCGTTCGGAGGCTATCGCCTATCGGGGGTGGGGTCAAAGGCGGGGGGGCCGGATTACCTGCTTCAGTTCATGATCCCGAAAGTGGTGACCGAAAACACGATGCGACGAGGTTTTGACTCAGCCGACTAA
- the panC gene encoding pantoate--beta-alanine ligase yields MRIIQSIPQMSKWAEGRRSGATIGFVPTMGALHEGHLSLMRAARRRCDAVVVSIFVNPAQFGPNEDYARYPRDAKGDAALCRREKAALLFRPEADAVYPKGHATRIRVGRIGEILEGAFRPGHFSGVATVVAKLFQIVRPDVAFFGQKDYQQTVVIRQLVRDLNFPVRIVVSPTVRENDGLALSSRNRYLSAEERKAALVLFRALQIGRAQIDRGERDAGAVREAMALLIQEEPLARIDYVAIVHPDTLSVVGRIEGPVVLLLAVWIGKTRLIDNALVKP; encoded by the coding sequence ATGAGAATCATTCAAAGCATCCCCCAGATGTCGAAGTGGGCCGAAGGGCGGCGGAGCGGAGCGACGATCGGTTTCGTCCCGACGATGGGGGCGTTGCATGAAGGGCATCTTTCGCTCATGCGGGCGGCGCGGCGGCGATGTGACGCGGTCGTCGTGAGCATCTTTGTCAATCCCGCCCAGTTCGGACCGAACGAAGATTATGCCCGATACCCAAGAGACGCCAAGGGCGACGCCGCCCTCTGCCGACGCGAGAAGGCCGCCCTTCTTTTCAGGCCGGAGGCCGACGCCGTTTATCCTAAAGGTCATGCCACCCGGATCCGGGTCGGACGGATCGGCGAGATATTGGAGGGTGCATTCCGTCCGGGACACTTCTCGGGGGTCGCGACGGTGGTGGCGAAGCTCTTCCAGATCGTCCGGCCGGACGTCGCCTTCTTCGGACAAAAGGATTATCAGCAGACCGTGGTCATCAGGCAACTGGTGCGTGACCTGAATTTCCCGGTCAGGATCGTCGTGAGTCCGACCGTCCGTGAAAACGACGGGCTGGCCCTGAGCTCGCGCAACCGTTACCTATCGGCCGAGGAGCGCAAGGCGGCTCTTGTCCTATTCAGAGCCCTACAAATCGGAAGGGCGCAAATTGACCGGGGCGAGCGCGACGCGGGGGCGGTCCGGGAGGCCATGGCCCTATTGATCCAGGAAGAACCGTTGGCCCGAATCGACTATGTAGCGATCGTTCATCCCGATACCTTGAGCGTGGTGGGCCGGATTGAAGGACCGGTCGTTTTGTTGCTGGCGGTCTGGATCGGCAAGACCCGTCTGATCGATAATGCATTGGTTAAACCTTAA
- a CDS encoding deoxynucleoside kinase, producing MAKGPKYLVIEGPIGVGKTSLAKLLARELSGRLVLERAEDNPFLKEFYKDPKRLAFQTQIFFLLSRYRQLQELSQLDLFERTTVTDYFFPKDRIFASINLEASELALYDQLYFLLNPTIPTPDLVIYLQAGPEVLMDRVRRRGLDYEKPLTPDYLETLNQAYNDYFFQYAGSPLLVVQTSEIDFVNRRADLDDLLHQIRQMKKGIQYYIPKK from the coding sequence ATGGCGAAAGGACCCAAATATCTGGTCATCGAAGGACCGATCGGCGTCGGAAAAACCAGTTTGGCCAAACTCCTGGCCCGCGAACTGAGCGGGAGACTCGTTTTGGAGCGCGCCGAGGACAACCCGTTTCTGAAGGAATTCTACAAAGACCCCAAGCGTCTCGCCTTCCAGACCCAGATCTTTTTTCTCCTTTCCCGTTACCGCCAGCTCCAGGAACTGTCCCAGTTGGACCTGTTCGAGCGGACGACGGTCACGGACTATTTTTTCCCGAAGGACCGGATCTTCGCCTCGATCAACCTGGAAGCCAGCGAACTGGCTTTGTATGATCAGCTCTATTTTCTTCTGAACCCCACGATCCCGACCCCGGATCTGGTCATCTATCTTCAGGCCGGCCCCGAGGTTTTGATGGACCGCGTTCGTCGCCGCGGCCTGGATTACGAAAAACCGTTGACACCCGACTATCTCGAGACCTTAAACCAGGCCTACAACGATTACTTTTTCCAATACGCCGGGTCCCCGCTTCTGGTTGTTCAAACCTCGGAGATCGACTTTGTGAACCGGCGGGCCGATCTCGATGATCTCCTCCATCAGATCCGGCAGATGAAGAAGGGAATTCAGTACTACATTCCGAAAAAATAA
- the folK gene encoding 2-amino-4-hydroxy-6-hydroxymethyldihydropteridine diphosphokinase, whose translation MTESVIAYIGIGSNMGDRQAYCQEAVRFIACFPKTSLVAVSSLYETAPLERTDQEWFINCVTAVRTTLSPRDLLQACQEVEQFLGRKRSVRFGPRTIDLDILFYGDRVIQGPEVTIPHPRAHQRRFVLEPLAEIAPELKHPTLHKTALQLLQGVRDLQEVRRWAPFPLEQKAG comes from the coding sequence ATGACGGAATCCGTGATCGCTTACATCGGAATCGGCTCCAACATGGGCGACCGGCAGGCCTACTGCCAAGAGGCCGTCCGGTTCATCGCATGTTTCCCGAAGACCTCGCTCGTCGCGGTCTCATCCCTTTACGAGACCGCCCCTCTGGAGCGGACGGACCAGGAATGGTTTATCAACTGCGTCACGGCCGTTCGAACGACGCTCTCTCCCCGCGACCTCCTCCAGGCCTGCCAGGAGGTGGAGCAGTTCCTCGGCCGAAAGCGCAGCGTGCGCTTCGGACCTCGGACCATCGATTTGGACATTCTGTTTTACGGAGACCGGGTCATTCAGGGACCCGAAGTGACGATCCCGCATCCCCGGGCCCATCAACGGCGATTTGTATTGGAGCCGCTGGCCGAGATCGCCCCGGAGCTGAAGCACCCGACACTGCACAAAACGGCGTTGCAACTTCTGCAAGGGGTCAGGGACCTTCAGGAGGTCCGCCGGTGGGCGCCGTTTCCCCTTGAACAAAAGGCCGGATAG
- a CDS encoding LL-diaminopimelate aminotransferase has product MPKPHLANRIKNLPPYLFAAIDQLKQKALAKGTDLINLGIGDPDLPTPVSIIQRLQRASEDPKNHQYPSYEGLLTFRQAAADWYQRRFGVRLDPKNEVLTLIGSKEGIGHAPLAFINPGDVALIPDPGYPVYHAGTLFAGGRSHFMPLRKENHFLPDFGRIPKAILKKARVLFINYPNNPTSATAGKEFFKEAIRLARRHKLIVCHDNAYSEVYFDGERPMSFLELDGAKEVGIEFHSLSKTFNMTGWRIGFAVGHPGILAALGKVKSNLDSGVFQAVQEAGIEALNLREAITDEIRKVYQERRDTLVSGLLGLGLSVDPPKATFYVWVGVPKGFTAMKFTMHLLDRAGIVTTPGSGFGKSGQGYIRMALTVPNDRLMEAVGRMERLLS; this is encoded by the coding sequence ATGCCGAAACCCCATCTCGCAAATCGAATCAAAAACCTTCCGCCCTACCTCTTTGCGGCGATCGATCAACTCAAGCAAAAGGCATTGGCCAAGGGAACCGACCTGATCAACCTTGGAATCGGCGACCCGGATCTCCCCACCCCGGTGTCGATCATTCAGCGGCTCCAACGCGCTTCCGAGGACCCTAAAAATCATCAGTACCCCTCCTATGAAGGGCTGCTGACCTTTCGACAGGCGGCGGCCGACTGGTATCAGCGGCGCTTTGGGGTCCGTCTCGATCCAAAAAACGAGGTCCTGACCCTGATCGGATCGAAAGAGGGCATCGGCCATGCTCCGCTGGCTTTCATCAATCCCGGAGATGTGGCCTTGATCCCGGATCCGGGATACCCGGTCTATCACGCCGGGACCCTGTTCGCAGGTGGCCGGTCCCATTTCATGCCGCTCCGAAAGGAAAACCATTTTCTGCCGGATTTCGGCCGAATCCCAAAGGCGATCCTAAAAAAAGCGCGGGTTTTGTTCATCAACTACCCGAACAACCCGACCTCGGCTACCGCCGGAAAGGAATTTTTTAAAGAAGCGATTCGGTTGGCCCGGCGCCACAAGCTGATCGTCTGTCACGACAATGCGTATTCGGAGGTTTACTTCGACGGGGAACGGCCGATGAGTTTCCTGGAACTGGACGGGGCCAAGGAAGTTGGAATTGAGTTTCATTCGCTTTCAAAGACCTTCAATATGACCGGATGGCGGATCGGATTCGCGGTAGGCCATCCCGGGATCCTGGCCGCCTTGGGAAAAGTCAAAAGCAATCTCGACTCGGGAGTTTTCCAGGCCGTCCAGGAGGCGGGGATTGAGGCGTTGAACTTGAGGGAAGCGATCACGGATGAAATCCGGAAAGTCTATCAGGAACGAAGGGACACGTTGGTCTCGGGTCTTTTGGGGCTCGGCCTGTCGGTCGACCCGCCCAAAGCCACGTTCTATGTCTGGGTCGGCGTTCCGAAGGGCTTCACCGCCATGAAGTTCACGATGCACCTTTTGGACCGGGCCGGAATCGTAACCACCCCCGGATCGGGATTCGGAAAATCCGGGCAGGGATACATCCGGATGGCGCTGACCGTGCCGAACGATCGGCTCATGGAAGCGGTCGGCCGGATGGAGCGTTTGCTGTCATGA
- a CDS encoding fumarylacetoacetate hydrolase family protein: MKFVRFQHHNRITYGLLEDETIRRIDGDPFSGYTPTDEAVPVKSARLLAPCEPSKIVAVGVNYQDHAAEFKKELPKEPLLFLKPSTAVLDPQEPIRLPARSRRVDYEAELAVVIGKRAVQLAPGETPNFILGYTCINDVTARDLQKEDGQWTRAKGFDTFAPLGPWIVTDLRPDNLKVESYLNGERRQAASTAQLIFNVPALVSFISQVMTLLPGDVIATGTPAGVGPMKSGDTVEIVIEGIGRLINPVQ, from the coding sequence GTGAAATTCGTCCGATTTCAACATCACAACAGGATCACCTACGGTCTTCTTGAAGACGAGACGATCCGCCGGATCGATGGGGATCCTTTTTCTGGATACACGCCTACCGACGAAGCCGTCCCCGTCAAATCCGCCCGACTGTTGGCTCCTTGCGAACCCTCCAAGATCGTTGCGGTCGGCGTCAATTATCAGGACCACGCCGCGGAGTTTAAGAAAGAACTTCCCAAGGAGCCGTTGCTGTTTCTAAAACCGTCCACGGCGGTACTCGATCCTCAGGAACCGATCCGTCTCCCCGCGCGATCCCGACGCGTGGATTACGAAGCCGAACTGGCCGTCGTGATCGGCAAACGGGCAGTCCAACTCGCCCCGGGGGAAACGCCGAATTTTATTTTGGGATACACCTGCATCAACGATGTCACCGCCCGAGACCTCCAGAAAGAGGACGGGCAATGGACCCGCGCCAAGGGTTTCGACACCTTTGCGCCTCTCGGCCCCTGGATCGTAACCGATCTCCGACCGGACAACCTGAAAGTCGAAAGCTATCTGAACGGGGAGCGACGTCAGGCGGCCAGCACGGCGCAGCTCATATTTAATGTGCCGGCCCTGGTGAGTTTCATTTCGCAGGTCATGACCCTGCTTCCCGGCGACGTAATCGCGACGGGAACCCCGGCCGGCGTCGGTCCTATGAAATCCGGCGATACCGTCGAAATCGTGATCGAAGGCATCGGCCGGCTCATAAACCCGGTACAATAA
- the dapB gene encoding 4-hydroxy-tetrahydrodipicolinate reductase, whose product MVNVIVMGASGKMGSRVIALMRDKANGLQLSAAVEKYGLPAVGRDAGDVAGCGPMGISIGHAIGPALPKGDVVIDFTEPSGTIGILPEVAEAGKAIVIGTTGFSNTEMGQIRDFAKQIPCVLSPNMSVGVNLVFKILADTARVTGDDYDVEIVEVHHRLKKDAPSGTAMKMAEVVAGTLKRDLDRVGVFGRKGMIGERKPNEIGIQSVRAGDVVGEHTVIFAGPGERIEITHRAHSRDNFARGALVAARWVSGRPPGLYDMQDVLGLR is encoded by the coding sequence ATGGTCAATGTCATCGTCATGGGCGCTTCCGGCAAGATGGGCAGCCGGGTTATCGCTTTGATGCGGGATAAGGCCAACGGCCTGCAGTTGTCCGCAGCCGTCGAGAAGTACGGCCTCCCGGCCGTCGGCAGGGATGCGGGAGACGTCGCCGGCTGCGGGCCTATGGGGATTTCCATTGGGCATGCGATCGGACCGGCCTTGCCGAAGGGCGATGTGGTGATCGATTTCACCGAGCCCTCCGGCACGATTGGAATCCTGCCGGAGGTGGCCGAGGCGGGAAAAGCAATCGTGATCGGCACGACCGGATTCTCCAATACCGAAATGGGGCAAATCCGCGACTTCGCAAAACAGATCCCCTGCGTGCTGTCGCCGAACATGAGCGTGGGCGTCAACCTGGTCTTCAAGATCCTGGCCGATACGGCCCGCGTGACCGGCGACGACTACGACGTCGAGATCGTCGAGGTGCATCACCGGTTAAAAAAGGACGCCCCCAGCGGGACGGCCATGAAGATGGCCGAGGTCGTCGCCGGGACATTGAAACGCGACCTGGACCGGGTCGGCGTATTTGGGCGAAAAGGAATGATCGGCGAACGGAAACCAAATGAAATCGGGATCCAGTCGGTTCGCGCCGGCGATGTGGTGGGCGAGCACACCGTGATCTTTGCCGGGCCGGGTGAACGAATCGAGATCACCCACCGGGCCCACAGCCGGGACAATTTCGCGCGGGGCGCCCTCGTCGCGGCGCGATGGGTTTCAGGCCGCCCGCCCGGGCTATACGACATGCAGGATGTCCTGGGGCTCAGATAG
- the dapA gene encoding 4-hydroxy-tetrahydrodipicolinate synthase: MFSGSMVAIVTPFRKGKLDEKAFAELIEFQIAGGTSGIVPCGTTGESATLSHEEHNRVIEATVKIVRGRVPVIAGTGSNSTEEAVALTRHAKKVGADAALLICPYYNKPTQEGLYQHFKTVAKAVNLPLMPYNIPGRTGVNMLPATVARLVDPKTGAKNIVAIKESSGSLQQISEVMRLCGDRLAVLSGDDALTLAILALGGRGVISVAANLIPKDCAEMVRAALKGDWDKARRLHFGMSPLVDALFVETNPIPVKTALGWMGKCSEEVRLPLCPMSETNQAALKKAMREYGLL; encoded by the coding sequence ATGTTTTCAGGTTCGATGGTCGCGATCGTCACCCCGTTCAGGAAGGGGAAACTGGACGAGAAGGCCTTTGCCGAACTGATCGAGTTTCAGATCGCCGGGGGCACGTCGGGAATCGTTCCGTGCGGAACGACGGGGGAATCGGCGACGCTCAGCCATGAAGAGCACAACCGCGTCATCGAAGCAACCGTAAAGATCGTTCGCGGGCGGGTGCCTGTGATCGCGGGAACCGGCTCGAACAGCACCGAAGAGGCCGTCGCCCTCACGCGCCACGCCAAGAAGGTCGGCGCGGACGCGGCCCTGTTGATCTGTCCCTACTACAACAAACCGACTCAGGAAGGCCTCTACCAGCATTTCAAGACGGTCGCCAAGGCGGTGAACCTCCCGCTGATGCCGTACAATATTCCCGGACGGACGGGCGTCAACATGCTCCCGGCCACCGTGGCCCGGCTGGTGGACCCGAAAACCGGAGCCAAAAACATCGTCGCGATCAAGGAATCTTCGGGGTCGCTGCAACAGATCAGCGAGGTGATGCGGCTGTGCGGCGACCGGCTGGCCGTCCTTTCGGGGGACGACGCCCTGACGCTGGCCATCCTCGCCCTCGGTGGACGCGGCGTGATCTCGGTCGCGGCCAATCTCATTCCCAAGGACTGCGCCGAGATGGTCAGGGCGGCCCTCAAAGGGGATTGGGACAAGGCCCGACGACTGCATTTCGGGATGTCTCCGCTGGTGGACGCACTCTTCGTGGAAACTAACCCGATCCCGGTTAAGACGGCGCTGGGATGGATGGGAAAATGTTCCGAGGAGGTCCGTCTTCCGCTCTGTCCGATGTCGGAGACAAACCAGGCCGCGCTGAAAAAGGCGATGAGGGAATACGGCCTGCTTTAG